GAGGTCAACGGAGCGGTCAAGCAGGACAGCAGCACGGCTTTCCTGCTGCACGACGTCCCGAAGATCATCGAGTGGGTCTCGGCCGTGATGACCTTGCTGCCCGGTGACGTCATCCTCACCGGTACGCCCGAGGGCGTCGGCCCGATCGTTGCCGGCGATTCCGTCTCGGTGACGGTGTCCGGCATCGGCACGCTCACCAACCCGGTGATTGCAAAGCGCTGACCACCAGGTTCGGCCGGGGCCTCATCCTTTCGGATGGGGCCCCATTTTTCTTTTTCCCCGTGATAGCTGCACGGTCGCCTACGCTATTTTATCGGCCGTAACGACAATGTGGCCAATGTCGCAATTGTGGTGGTATTCAGCCATTTGTTTGAGACGGACGGCAAGTGGCTATGCGCAAACAGCTGCTTGCACCTTTCAAGAATGGGATTAACCCGAAAAGTCGGTCTTAGTGCCCATTTGATAACCCTAAGTTTGCCAATGTAACGATGATCCGTATTCTGTCGATATCCGAAGTGATGCCGGTGGGGTATTGATGAGTTTTCGGAAATTGGAGGCTGTGGCACATGGGGGCCTTTACTGCGTACCGGCGTGCTCGGGCGATCGGGCCGGGCGAGTCCGCAGCGGCGAAGTGGCGAGACAAGAAGCGCTACCTGTGGCCGTTGGGTCTGCTGGTGCCGCTCAGTCCGTTCGCGGCGTGGTTCCTGGTGGAGAAGCTGACTCTGGGTTTGTTCTGGGCTGTCGGAGCCTGGCTGATCGTCATTGTGATTCCGCTCGTCGATCTATTGGCTGGCGAGGACGGGAACAGCCCCCCGGACGAGAAGATTCCGGAGTTGCAGGCTGATCGTTACTACCGCTGGTGCACGTACCTGTTTCTTCCGTTGCAATACATAGGCCTCGTGTTCGCCTGCTGGTGCTGGGTGAACTCGCCGATGGCGTCGGGGGAGAAGTTCGCGCTGGCGATGACCGTCGGGGTGGTAGCCGGCGTCGGTATCAACGCGGCGCACGAAATGGGCCACAAGAGCGAGAAGCTCGAGAAGTGGTTGGCCAAAATCGCGCTGGCGCAGTCTTTCTACGGCCACTTTTTTGTCGAACACAATCATGGTCACCATGTGCGCGTGGCAACTCCGGAAGATCCCGCAAGCTCGCGATATCGCGAGAACTTCTGGTTCTTCCTGCCGCGGAGCGTCATCGGGGGACTGCGTTCGGGATGGCAACTCGAGCGTGCCCGCCTCGCGCGTGCGGGAGTAAGCACCTGGAGTTACAAGAACAACATCCTCAATGCGTGGGCT
The nucleotide sequence above comes from Rhodococcus sp. KBS0724. Encoded proteins:
- a CDS encoding alkane 1-monooxygenase, with translation MGAFTAYRRARAIGPGESAAAKWRDKKRYLWPLGLLVPLSPFAAWFLVEKLTLGLFWAVGAWLIVIVIPLVDLLAGEDGNSPPDEKIPELQADRYYRWCTYLFLPLQYIGLVFACWCWVNSPMASGEKFALAMTVGVVAGVGINAAHEMGHKSEKLEKWLAKIALAQSFYGHFFVEHNHGHHVRVATPEDPASSRYRENFWFFLPRSVIGGLRSGWQLERARLARAGVSTWSYKNNILNAWAMSVVLFGSLIAVFGWEIAPWLAVQAIAGFTFLETANYLEHYGLLRAKREDGTYVRCSPEDSWNSDHVVSNLFLYQLQRHSDHHANPRLRYQSLRSAADAPQLPAGYAVMIVCAWVPPLWRSIMDKRLLAYYDGDMTRINVLPGR